Proteins from a genomic interval of Ferrovibrio terrae:
- the rnc gene encoding ribonuclease III, protein MSAETRKPALEQIQQALGHKFADVKLLEEALVHPSANPRRSRAKSGKAKAVETPPTVRDYNRLEFIGDRVLGLVVATLLAERFPQAEAGELALRYNALVKQESLARFAQSLGLGDFIQLSRSERDSGGAGKPAILADACEAVVAALYLDGGLKVAERFVRRYMEPMMSEVANGAAKDPKTALQEWAAARGKAAPRYEIVSTEGPPHEPRFTVAVKLGNGEPAKGQGGSKRAAEQEAAGRLLDRLVTEKA, encoded by the coding sequence TTGAGCGCGGAGACCCGCAAGCCGGCACTCGAGCAGATACAGCAGGCGCTGGGCCACAAGTTCGCCGACGTCAAGCTGCTGGAAGAAGCGTTGGTGCATCCTTCGGCCAATCCGCGCCGCAGCCGTGCCAAGTCGGGCAAGGCCAAGGCTGTCGAAACGCCGCCGACCGTGCGCGACTACAACCGCCTCGAATTCATCGGCGATCGCGTGCTGGGCCTCGTCGTTGCCACGCTGCTGGCCGAACGCTTTCCGCAGGCCGAAGCGGGCGAACTGGCGCTGCGCTACAATGCACTGGTCAAGCAGGAGAGCCTGGCACGTTTCGCGCAGTCACTCGGTCTGGGCGACTTCATCCAGCTGTCGCGCTCCGAACGCGATTCCGGCGGTGCTGGCAAGCCGGCGATTCTCGCCGATGCCTGCGAAGCCGTGGTGGCGGCGCTGTATCTCGATGGTGGCCTCAAGGTGGCCGAGCGCTTCGTGCGCCGCTACATGGAACCGATGATGAGCGAAGTCGCCAACGGCGCTGCCAAGGATCCCAAGACCGCCTTGCAGGAATGGGCGGCCGCGCGTGGCAAGGCCGCGCCGCGTTATGAAATCGTCAGCACCGAAGGCCCGCCGCATGAACCACGCTTCACCGTTGCCGTGAAGCTCGGGAATGGTGAGCCGGCCAAGGGGCAGGGCGGCTCGAAACGGGCCGCTGAACAGGAAGCCGCCGGTCGTTTGCTCGACCGGCTTGTCACCGAGAAAGCATGA
- the lepB gene encoding signal peptidase I — MDQEQAVAKAKTRGGDLWDSLRTLVYAVLIAIGIRTVAYEPFHIPSESMLPTLLVGDYVFVSKYAYGYSKYSIIFSPPVFDGRILGSAPKRGDVVVFRWPRDPSIDYIKRVIGLPGDRVQVRDGALLINGEPVKRRRIEDFERRDRFGNVVERIAQWEETLPGGAVYNTLDLYNYNAGDNTGVYTVPAGHFFMMGDNRDNSQDSRVPVEVGGVGYVPADHLIGRAEVRWISIDQSASLLKPWTWFGALRWGRMFTGIN; from the coding sequence ATGGATCAGGAGCAGGCAGTGGCAAAGGCGAAGACGCGCGGTGGCGATCTCTGGGACAGCCTGCGCACGCTCGTCTATGCCGTGCTGATCGCGATCGGTATCCGCACTGTCGCTTACGAGCCGTTCCATATCCCGTCGGAGTCCATGCTGCCGACCCTGCTGGTCGGCGACTACGTCTTCGTCTCGAAATACGCCTACGGCTACAGCAAGTATTCCATCATTTTCAGTCCACCGGTTTTCGATGGTCGCATCCTCGGCTCGGCGCCCAAGCGCGGCGATGTCGTGGTGTTCCGCTGGCCGCGCGATCCGTCGATCGACTACATCAAACGCGTGATTGGTCTGCCGGGCGACCGTGTGCAGGTTCGCGACGGCGCACTCCTGATCAACGGCGAGCCGGTGAAGCGTCGCCGCATCGAGGACTTTGAGCGCCGCGACCGCTTCGGCAATGTGGTGGAACGCATTGCGCAGTGGGAAGAGACCCTGCCGGGCGGCGCCGTCTACAACACACTCGACCTCTACAACTACAATGCCGGCGACAATACCGGCGTCTATACCGTGCCGGCCGGCCATTTCTTCATGATGGGCGACAACCGCGACAATTCGCAGGACAGCCGCGTGCCGGTTGAAGTTGGCGGCGTGGGTTATGTACCGGCCGACCACCTGATCGGCCGCGCGGAAGTGCGCTGGATTTCCATCGATCAAAGCGCGTCACTGCTCAAGCCCTGGACATGGTTCGGTGCCTTGCGCTGGGGCCGCATGTTCACTGGCATCAACTGA
- the pyrE gene encoding orotate phosphoribosyltransferase: protein MTREDVLQHYRDSGALLEGHFLLTSGLHSPVYMQSARVLMFPERAAALCEALAAKLRKAYGPKPVDLVCSPAMGGVVVGYELARQLGVPAIFTERVDGKFALRRGFDIPQGARVLMAEDVVTTGKSSRECIDCIAEHGGVTVAASCIVDRSDGEVDLGVPLFALCGFKVPSYTADALPPELQKIPAIKPGSRGLK from the coding sequence ATGACTCGTGAGGACGTGCTGCAGCATTACCGTGACTCCGGCGCCCTGCTGGAAGGCCATTTCCTGCTGACCTCCGGCCTGCACAGCCCGGTCTACATGCAGTCGGCCCGCGTGCTGATGTTCCCCGAGCGCGCAGCCGCACTGTGCGAGGCGCTGGCCGCCAAGCTCCGCAAGGCTTATGGTCCCAAGCCGGTCGACCTGGTCTGCTCGCCGGCCATGGGCGGTGTTGTGGTGGGCTACGAGCTGGCGCGCCAGCTCGGCGTGCCGGCGATCTTCACCGAGCGTGTCGATGGCAAATTCGCGCTGCGCCGCGGCTTCGACATTCCGCAGGGTGCCCGCGTGCTGATGGCCGAAGACGTCGTCACCACCGGTAAGTCGAGCCGCGAATGTATCGACTGCATCGCCGAGCATGGCGGCGTCACTGTCGCGGCCTCCTGCATCGTCGATCGCTCGGATGGCGAAGTCGATCTCGGCGTGCCGCTGTTTGCGCTCTGCGGCTTCAAGGTACCGTCCTACACGGCCGATGCACTGCCGCCTGAACTCCAGAAGATTCCGGCGATCAAGCCCGGCTCGCGTGGCCTGAAATAG
- the acpS gene encoding holo-ACP synthase codes for MIIGLGSDLIDIRRIEKTIERFGDRFLNRIFTPVERARSDRRQLTRIESYAKRYAAKEACSKALGTGFRKGVFWRDMGVVNLSGGKPSMALTGGALARLESMLPAGYEAQIDISLTDEPPMAQAIIIISARPKIPAGSGA; via the coding sequence ATGATCATCGGCCTGGGATCCGACCTGATCGATATCCGGCGGATCGAGAAGACGATAGAGCGTTTCGGCGACCGCTTCCTCAACCGCATCTTCACGCCGGTCGAACGCGCGCGGTCGGACCGGCGCCAGCTCACCCGCATCGAGTCTTACGCCAAGCGCTATGCCGCCAAGGAGGCCTGTTCCAAGGCGCTCGGCACCGGCTTTCGCAAGGGCGTGTTCTGGCGCGACATGGGCGTGGTCAACCTGAGCGGCGGCAAGCCGTCGATGGCGCTGACAGGCGGCGCGCTGGCGCGGCTGGAGAGTATGTTACCCGCTGGATACGAGGCCCAGATCGATATCTCGCTGACCGATGAACCGCCCATGGCGCAAGCCATCATCATCATCTCGGCCAGGCCGAAAATACCTGCCGGATCAGGCGCCTAG
- the era gene encoding GTPase Era, translating to MTENITGTPAAPHCGYVAIVGAPNAGKSTLLNKLVGAKVSIVSKKVQTTRARITAIGMEGDVQLVFLDTPGIFKPKRRLDRAMVNAAWSGIEEADAVLLLIDAERGFDDESRAIIEALKDRKRRNVLLALNKVDAVQREKLLGLAKEISETYDFERVFMISAEKGTGVDDVRTDLAGRMPAGHWLYPEDQLADVPMRFLAAEITREQVYRSLHDELPYAITVETENWKDQKDGSARIEQVIFVERDSQKKIVLGEKGQMIKRVGAFARKIMEEQFDRRVHLFLFVKVREDWGDDPERYEAMGLDFPKN from the coding sequence ATGACCGAAAACATTACAGGTACTCCGGCGGCGCCGCATTGCGGTTACGTCGCCATTGTCGGCGCGCCCAATGCGGGCAAGTCCACGTTGCTGAACAAACTGGTCGGCGCGAAGGTTTCGATTGTCTCGAAAAAAGTGCAGACCACGCGCGCCCGCATCACGGCTATCGGTATGGAAGGCGACGTACAGCTCGTTTTCCTCGACACGCCCGGCATCTTCAAGCCGAAGCGGCGTCTGGATCGCGCCATGGTCAATGCGGCCTGGAGCGGCATCGAAGAAGCCGATGCCGTGCTGCTGCTGATCGATGCGGAGCGCGGCTTTGACGACGAAAGCCGCGCCATCATCGAGGCGCTGAAGGATCGCAAGCGCCGCAATGTGCTGCTGGCGCTCAACAAGGTCGATGCCGTACAGCGTGAAAAGCTGCTCGGTCTGGCCAAGGAAATCAGCGAGACCTACGACTTCGAGCGCGTCTTCATGATCTCGGCCGAAAAGGGCACCGGCGTGGACGACGTGCGTACCGATCTGGCCGGGCGCATGCCGGCCGGCCATTGGCTTTATCCGGAAGACCAGCTGGCCGATGTGCCGATGCGCTTCCTGGCCGCCGAGATCACGCGCGAACAGGTTTATCGCAGCCTGCATGACGAACTGCCCTACGCGATCACGGTCGAGACCGAAAACTGGAAAGACCAGAAGGACGGCTCGGCCCGCATCGAGCAGGTGATCTTTGTCGAGCGCGACAGCCAGAAGAAAATCGTGCTGGGCGAGAAGGGTCAGATGATCAAGCGGGTCGGCGCTTTTGCCCGCAAGATCATGGAAGAGCAGTTCGATCGCCGCGTGCACCTGTTTCTGTTCGTGAAGGTGCGCGAGGACTGGGGCGACGACCCAGAGCGCTACGAGGCGATGGGGCTCGATTTCCCCAAAAACTAG
- a CDS encoding pyridoxine 5'-phosphate synthase translates to MTARSLRLGVNIDHVATIRNARGGRHPDPVRAAKLAAAAGADGITAHLREDRRHISDSDIDRLMAEISLPLNLEMAATEEMLAIALRHKPHAACIVPERREERTTEGGLDAAGQFAHLQPMIARLSEAGIRVSLFIEASETQLDAAKALGAPVIEIHTGKYCETEGAEQAAELERIRKAAVHAEKLGLECHAGHGLNFETVTPVAAIPTIIELNIGHFLIGEAIFGGLDGAIRRMRALMNDARGLTAKSA, encoded by the coding sequence ATGACCGCGCGCAGCCTCCGCCTCGGTGTCAACATCGACCACGTCGCCACCATCCGCAACGCGCGCGGTGGCAGGCATCCCGATCCGGTGCGCGCCGCCAAGCTGGCGGCTGCCGCCGGCGCCGACGGCATCACCGCGCATCTGCGCGAGGATCGCCGGCATATTTCGGACAGCGACATCGACCGCCTGATGGCCGAAATCAGCCTGCCGCTCAATCTTGAAATGGCGGCCACCGAAGAGATGCTGGCGATTGCACTGCGCCACAAGCCGCATGCGGCCTGCATCGTTCCGGAGCGCCGCGAAGAACGCACCACCGAGGGCGGACTGGATGCCGCCGGACAGTTTGCACATCTGCAGCCGATGATCGCCAGACTGTCGGAGGCCGGCATCCGCGTCTCGCTGTTCATCGAAGCCTCCGAGACACAGCTCGATGCCGCCAAGGCGCTCGGCGCGCCGGTGATCGAGATTCACACGGGCAAATACTGCGAGACCGAAGGCGCCGAACAGGCTGCCGAACTGGAGCGTATCCGCAAGGCCGCTGTCCATGCCGAAAAGCTTGGCCTGGAATGTCATGCCGGCCACGGTTTGAATTTCGAGACGGTGACGCCGGTGGCCGCCATTCCCACCATCATCGAACTCAACATCGGTCATTTCCTGATCGGCGAGGCGATCTTCGGCGGCCTGGATGGCGCGATCCGCCGCATGAGGGCGCTGATGAACGATGCGCGCGGCCTGACCGCGAAATCGGCATGA